The proteins below are encoded in one region of Longimicrobium sp.:
- the hemW gene encoding radical SAM family heme chaperone HemW: MRSNVLPDSPTPAASGRPRSLYVHVPFCTRRCSYCDFAVQAMRDPPVDAWLDAIAGEMRMLADERGWGAPLRLDTVYVGGGTPSLLGPDAMAALRDRLRPWAEWGDEGAEWTCEANPESFTPQVARGWRAAGVNRISLGAQTFHEPTLRWMGRLHGVDGPARAFDAARAAGFDNVSVDLIFGVPSRLGRDWGDDLVRALLLEPEHVSLYGLTAEASAPLGRWVGEGRETLADEDRYADEYLLAHRTLCGAGFEHYEVSNFGRPGLRSRHNFVYWTGEPYAALGPGSHAFYPPLRRWNVRGWDDYREMITSGRPPTDGEEVVDEDTGGLERAWLLLRTDQGWPMEGAGDEVRRVAAGWRDRKLAEARDGRLRLTVEGWLLLDGLAVQMAGAAEQDARSASARGGEREDLAAAGARSASGAAG; this comes from the coding sequence ATGCGCTCCAACGTGTTGCCGGATTCGCCGACGCCGGCCGCCTCCGGGCGGCCTCGGTCGCTGTACGTGCACGTGCCGTTCTGCACGCGGCGCTGCTCGTACTGCGACTTCGCCGTGCAGGCCATGCGCGATCCGCCGGTGGATGCCTGGCTGGACGCCATCGCGGGCGAGATGCGCATGCTGGCGGACGAGCGGGGCTGGGGCGCGCCGCTGCGGCTGGACACCGTCTACGTCGGCGGGGGGACGCCGTCGCTGCTGGGGCCCGATGCCATGGCCGCCCTCCGTGACCGCCTGCGCCCCTGGGCGGAGTGGGGCGACGAGGGGGCCGAGTGGACGTGCGAGGCCAATCCCGAGAGCTTTACCCCCCAGGTGGCGCGTGGATGGCGAGCCGCCGGGGTGAACCGCATCTCCCTGGGAGCGCAGACCTTTCACGAGCCCACGCTGCGGTGGATGGGCCGCCTTCACGGCGTGGACGGCCCCGCCCGCGCGTTCGACGCGGCGCGCGCGGCCGGGTTCGACAATGTGAGCGTGGACCTGATCTTCGGCGTCCCGTCGCGGCTGGGACGTGATTGGGGAGATGACCTGGTTCGTGCGCTGCTGTTGGAGCCCGAGCACGTCTCGCTCTACGGGCTGACCGCCGAGGCCTCCGCTCCGCTGGGGCGCTGGGTAGGTGAGGGCCGCGAAACGCTGGCCGACGAAGACCGCTACGCCGACGAGTACCTGCTGGCGCACCGCACGCTCTGCGGCGCGGGCTTCGAGCATTACGAGGTGAGCAACTTCGGCCGGCCGGGGCTGCGCTCGCGCCACAACTTCGTCTACTGGACGGGGGAGCCGTACGCGGCGCTGGGCCCGGGGTCGCACGCCTTCTATCCCCCGCTGCGCCGCTGGAACGTGCGCGGCTGGGACGACTATCGCGAGATGATCACGTCCGGCCGTCCGCCCACGGATGGCGAAGAGGTGGTGGACGAGGATACCGGCGGGCTGGAGCGCGCGTGGCTGCTGCTGCGCACCGACCAGGGCTGGCCGATGGAGGGCGCGGGCGACGAGGTCCGTCGAGTGGCGGCGGGATGGCGGGACCGGAAGCTGGCGGAGGCGCGGGACGGACGGCTGCGGCTGACGGTGGAGGGGTGGCTACTGCTGGATGGCTTGGCCGTGCAGATGGCCGGCGCGGCCGAGCAGGACGCGCGCTCCGCCTCCGCGCGGGGCGGCGAGCGGGAGGACTTGGCGGCCGCGGGCGCACGAAGCGCAAGCGGCGCCGCGGGTTGA
- the hrcA gene encoding heat-inducible transcriptional repressor HrcA, translating to MTTGEPLSEREHQILEAVIRTYVETAEPTGSRTVARRFKLGISPATVRNTMSDLEEKGYLYHPHTSAGRVPTDMAYRLYVDSLMDRRALSEAERTSLRHELAAGGDVAAVERLLRRAAQVLGLLTQELGIAVAPRLDEAVLERLDLLPVSEAKVLLVMTLRAAGVRTVFVDVPASLPPSTLASVARILNERLAGNTLRAIRGTLPDRLRDSVASGDPGSELLNVFLQSAEDWFAPVGTDELHLGSASVLADQPEFSSGERLRSLITLTESRDLLKSAVAGRVDGEGLKVTIGVEHRDPALSGFTLVTSEYHVGGLKGVIGVIGPTRMPYERVIAVVESTSSMVSDLLM from the coding sequence ATGACCACGGGAGAACCTCTTTCCGAGCGCGAGCACCAGATCCTCGAGGCGGTGATCCGCACCTACGTCGAAACTGCCGAGCCCACGGGCAGCCGCACCGTGGCACGCCGGTTCAAGCTGGGCATTTCGCCGGCGACGGTGCGCAACACCATGAGCGACCTCGAGGAAAAGGGCTACCTGTACCACCCGCACACCTCGGCGGGGCGGGTGCCCACGGATATGGCCTACCGCCTGTACGTGGACAGCCTGATGGACCGCCGCGCCCTGAGCGAGGCGGAGCGCACGTCCCTGCGCCACGAGCTGGCCGCCGGGGGCGACGTGGCCGCGGTGGAGCGGCTGCTGCGCCGCGCCGCGCAGGTGCTGGGGCTGCTGACGCAGGAGCTGGGCATCGCCGTGGCGCCGCGGCTGGACGAAGCCGTGCTGGAGCGGCTGGACCTGCTTCCCGTCTCCGAGGCCAAGGTGCTGCTGGTGATGACGCTGCGGGCCGCCGGGGTGCGCACCGTGTTCGTCGACGTGCCCGCCAGCCTGCCGCCCAGCACGCTGGCCTCGGTTGCGCGCATTCTGAACGAGCGGCTGGCCGGGAACACGCTGCGGGCGATCCGCGGAACCCTCCCCGACCGCCTGCGCGACAGCGTGGCCTCGGGCGACCCCGGCTCGGAGCTGCTGAACGTGTTCCTGCAGTCGGCCGAGGACTGGTTCGCCCCGGTGGGCACGGACGAGCTTCACCTGGGCAGCGCCTCGGTGCTGGCCGACCAGCCCGAGTTCAGCAGCGGCGAGCGCCTTCGCTCGCTGATTACGCTTACCGAAAGCCGCGACCTGCTGAAGAGCGCGGTCGCCGGCCGGGTGGACGGCGAGGGGCTGAAGGTGACGATCGGCGTGGAGCACCGCGACCCGGCGCTCTCGGGCTTCACCCTGGTGACGTCGGAGTACCACGTGGGCGGGCTGAAGGGCGTGATCGGCGTGATCGGGCCCACGCGCATGCCGTACGAGCGGGTGATCGCCGTCGTGGAAAGCACGTCGTCGATGGTCTCGGACCTGTTGATGTGA
- the dnaJ gene encoding molecular chaperone DnaJ, with the protein MKDYYEVLAVEKTADGESIKKAYRKLAMQYHPDRNPGDKAAEDRFKEATEAYEVLRDTEKRALYDRYGHAGVKRGASAPGGAGGFGGFGFEDALNIFMRDFGGGGFEDLFGQRRGRGGVQKGKDLQIKVPITLQEVATGVRKTIRIRTLDPCDTCKATGSADEGGVQTCTTCQGAGQVRTVQRSVFGQFVSASACPTCRGEGKTIKNPCRSCNGDGRQRGESTVDVDIPAGVSSDNYLTLRGAGNAGPRGGPRGDVLAVIEVEDDPRFQREGSDLLFELPVSFSQAALGGDVTIPTVYGDEKVKVAAGSQSGEVLTLRGKGLPHLGGGGRGDQYVRLNVWTPTELNEEQEELFRRLAQLEGPVPGARRTKGLWDRVKDAFAA; encoded by the coding sequence ATGAAAGACTACTACGAGGTTCTTGCCGTCGAAAAGACGGCCGATGGCGAGTCCATCAAGAAGGCGTACCGCAAGCTCGCCATGCAGTACCACCCGGATCGCAACCCGGGTGACAAGGCGGCGGAGGACCGGTTCAAGGAGGCCACCGAGGCGTACGAGGTGCTTCGCGACACCGAGAAGCGGGCGCTCTACGACCGCTACGGCCACGCGGGGGTCAAGCGCGGCGCCAGCGCGCCGGGAGGCGCCGGCGGGTTCGGCGGCTTCGGGTTCGAGGACGCGCTGAACATCTTCATGCGCGACTTCGGCGGCGGCGGCTTCGAAGACCTCTTCGGGCAGCGGCGTGGGCGTGGCGGCGTGCAGAAGGGCAAGGACCTGCAGATCAAGGTGCCCATCACCCTGCAGGAAGTTGCCACCGGCGTCCGCAAGACCATCCGCATCCGCACGCTGGACCCCTGCGACACCTGCAAGGCCACCGGCTCGGCCGACGAGGGCGGCGTGCAGACCTGCACCACCTGCCAGGGCGCTGGCCAGGTGAGGACGGTGCAGCGCAGCGTCTTCGGGCAGTTCGTCAGCGCCAGCGCGTGCCCCACCTGCCGCGGCGAGGGCAAGACGATCAAGAACCCGTGCCGGTCATGCAACGGCGACGGCCGCCAGCGCGGCGAAAGCACGGTGGATGTCGACATCCCCGCAGGGGTGAGCAGCGACAACTACCTGACGCTGCGTGGCGCGGGCAACGCCGGCCCCCGGGGTGGGCCGCGCGGCGACGTGCTGGCGGTGATCGAGGTGGAGGACGATCCGCGCTTCCAGCGTGAGGGGAGCGACCTGCTGTTCGAGCTTCCGGTTTCGTTCAGCCAGGCGGCGCTGGGCGGCGACGTGACCATCCCCACCGTGTACGGCGACGAAAAGGTGAAGGTGGCCGCGGGCTCGCAGAGCGGGGAAGTGCTCACCCTTCGCGGCAAGGGGCTGCCGCACCTGGGCGGCGGCGGGCGCGGCGACCAGTACGTGCGCCTGAACGTGTGGACGCCCACCGAGCTGAACGAGGAGCAGGAGGAGCTGTTCCGGCGCCTGGCCCAACTGGAGGGCCCGGTGCCGGGCGCGCGGCGCACCAAGGGGCTGTGGGACCGCGTGAAGGACGCCTTCGCCGCGTGA
- the prmA gene encoding 50S ribosomal protein L11 methyltransferase — MTDRWLVLVVRTADPELLPLAAEVLAPYGGGAVLEAEGGLVAYAAEPADVDAFIHELSGRLQDELPAAAAPEVSWRWQENEDWARKWKEGLGPRQVTERIVVKPTWCEWDERPGQVVIDIDPQMAFGTGEHATTRGCLRLLDDVLKPGDRVVDVGAGSAILAIAAARLGAREVIAVEYDPDANLNARENLEGNGVEDRVEIVEQMADSALLDELGPFDLVLANILSGVIRPLLPAFHTALGGTPEGRLIVSGILRTEAPLVVHDAEAAGFRVVEIDEEEEWWSALLRPA; from the coding sequence GTGACGGACCGCTGGCTGGTCCTGGTCGTCCGCACCGCCGATCCCGAGCTGCTTCCGCTGGCCGCCGAGGTGCTGGCGCCGTACGGCGGCGGCGCGGTGCTGGAGGCCGAAGGCGGGCTGGTGGCGTACGCCGCCGAGCCGGCCGACGTGGACGCCTTCATCCACGAACTCTCCGGCCGGCTGCAGGACGAGCTTCCCGCGGCGGCGGCGCCCGAGGTGTCGTGGCGGTGGCAGGAGAACGAGGATTGGGCCCGCAAGTGGAAGGAGGGTCTGGGGCCGCGCCAGGTGACGGAGCGCATCGTGGTGAAGCCCACCTGGTGCGAGTGGGATGAGCGCCCGGGGCAGGTGGTGATCGACATCGATCCCCAGATGGCGTTCGGCACCGGCGAGCACGCCACCACGCGTGGGTGCCTGCGCCTGCTGGACGACGTGCTCAAGCCCGGCGACCGGGTGGTGGACGTGGGCGCCGGCTCGGCGATCCTGGCCATCGCCGCGGCGCGGCTGGGGGCGCGCGAGGTGATCGCGGTGGAGTACGACCCCGACGCCAACCTGAACGCGCGCGAAAACCTGGAGGGGAACGGCGTCGAGGACCGGGTGGAGATCGTGGAGCAGATGGCGGATTCCGCGCTGCTCGACGAGCTGGGTCCGTTCGACCTTGTGCTGGCCAACATCCTCAGCGGCGTCATCCGCCCGCTGCTCCCGGCGTTTCACACCGCGCTGGGCGGCACGCCCGAGGGGCGCCTGATCGTCAGCGGCATCCTGCGCACCGAGGCGCCCCTGGTGGTGCACGATGCTGAGGCGGCCGGCTTCCGTGTGGTGGAGATCGACGAGGAAGAGGAGTGGTGGAGCGCCCTCCTGCGGCCCGCCTGA
- a CDS encoding histidine triad nucleotide-binding protein, whose protein sequence is MADKTIFTRIIDGEIPGNFVYQDEHCIAIRDIHPAAPVHVLVIPRKPIPSIAHLTTEDHAIAGHLLMVVKKVAEQEGVAESGYRVVINVGDEGGQTVPHLHIHVMGGRQLHGHGTA, encoded by the coding sequence ATGGCCGACAAGACGATCTTCACGCGCATCATCGACGGAGAGATCCCGGGCAACTTCGTGTACCAGGACGAGCATTGCATCGCCATCCGCGACATCCACCCCGCGGCCCCGGTGCACGTGCTGGTCATCCCCCGCAAGCCCATCCCCTCCATCGCCCACCTGACGACCGAAGACCACGCCATCGCGGGACACCTGCTGATGGTGGTCAAGAAGGTGGCGGAACAGGAGGGAGTGGCGGAGAGCGGCTACCGCGTGGTGATCAATGTCGGCGACGAGGGCGGGCAGACCGTGCCGCACCTTCACATTCACGTCATGGGCGGCCGGCAGCTGCACGGCCACGGGACCGCGTGA
- a CDS encoding DinB family protein — protein sequence MSAAGAAEREAILDELRRAWDGDPWHGDPLRRVLEGVTAEQAAARPLPGAHSIGELVLHLASWSREVARRLVDRVARDPEDGDWPPFAGGEQSWRSALDGLARAHGELLAAVEAFPPDELSSRMGDERDRPLGAGVSFAVMLHGTAQHYAYHAGQAALLRKSFG from the coding sequence GTGAGCGCGGCCGGCGCCGCCGAGCGCGAAGCCATTCTCGACGAGCTTCGCCGCGCCTGGGATGGCGACCCCTGGCACGGCGATCCGCTCCGGCGCGTCCTGGAGGGCGTGACGGCCGAGCAGGCCGCCGCGCGTCCGCTGCCGGGTGCGCACTCCATCGGCGAACTGGTGCTGCACCTGGCCTCGTGGTCGCGCGAGGTCGCCCGGCGCCTCGTCGACCGGGTGGCGCGGGACCCCGAGGATGGCGACTGGCCGCCGTTCGCTGGTGGCGAGCAGAGCTGGCGGTCGGCGCTGGACGGGCTGGCCCGCGCGCACGGGGAGCTGCTGGCCGCCGTGGAGGCGTTTCCCCCGGACGAACTGTCCTCCCGGATGGGCGATGAGCGGGACCGTCCCCTGGGTGCGGGGGTGTCGTTCGCGGTGATGCTGCACGGCACCGCCCAGCACTACGCCTACCATGCGGGCCAGGCGGCGCTTCTCCGCAAGAGCTTCGGCTGA
- a CDS encoding GGDEF domain-containing protein, whose product MQVRRTDDRRLRLVMARPTGWISGGDVATRRTNRRRDVSPERMEMNDGLPERVERGEDLVLLLDGPDGEGVLVTGAVAGRVPQGRHDPDLMDRAAVGAAVFMRERLRTEKRQRLPDQLIVYFEELNAAENDSQVMRALADHALRIVGAHTSVALMREASGLLRAPVPTEPCACRARVCMAWDDRFGEPGLILSEDARPGGAIPGAAPLFGDPHTVLVAHVPVGGDGVLVLTERRDERIFEPEDWDVLRALALQAQMALRRLKLLEDVRTLSLTDPLTGLGNRRHMELMLAHAWAAARRGDPLAVVVLDLDGFKEVNDTLGHHAGDELLCAVGEALRDEARESDVVVRFGGDEFLALLTGGTAEGGHLLVERLRKRLGTRVGISAGVAAYTPEMATAEEMIRLADRRLYDGRASRRPAH is encoded by the coding sequence ATGCAGGTGCGGCGGACGGATGACCGGCGGCTTCGCCTGGTGATGGCGCGGCCCACCGGCTGGATTTCCGGCGGAGACGTCGCCACGCGGCGCACCAACAGGCGCCGCGACGTATCTCCCGAGCGGATGGAGATGAACGACGGCCTTCCCGAGCGCGTGGAGCGTGGGGAAGACCTGGTGCTGCTGCTGGACGGCCCCGACGGCGAGGGCGTGCTGGTGACCGGCGCCGTGGCTGGCCGCGTTCCCCAGGGGCGGCACGACCCGGACCTGATGGACCGGGCCGCCGTGGGCGCCGCGGTGTTCATGCGCGAGCGTCTGCGCACCGAAAAGCGGCAGCGGCTTCCCGACCAGCTGATCGTTTACTTTGAGGAGCTGAACGCGGCCGAGAACGACAGCCAGGTGATGCGTGCGCTTGCGGATCATGCGTTGCGCATCGTGGGCGCGCACACGTCGGTGGCGCTGATGCGCGAGGCCAGCGGCTTGCTGCGGGCACCCGTGCCCACCGAGCCGTGCGCCTGCCGCGCGCGGGTGTGCATGGCGTGGGACGACCGCTTCGGCGAGCCCGGGCTGATCCTGTCGGAGGACGCGCGCCCCGGCGGCGCCATCCCCGGCGCGGCCCCGCTGTTCGGCGACCCGCACACCGTGCTCGTGGCGCACGTGCCGGTGGGCGGCGACGGAGTGCTGGTGCTCACGGAGCGCCGCGACGAGCGCATCTTCGAGCCGGAAGACTGGGACGTGCTGCGCGCCCTGGCGCTGCAGGCGCAGATGGCGCTTCGCCGGCTGAAGCTGCTGGAAGACGTGCGCACCCTGTCGCTGACGGACCCGCTGACGGGGCTCGGGAACCGCCGCCACATGGAGCTGATGCTGGCGCACGCGTGGGCCGCGGCCCGCCGGGGCGATCCGCTGGCGGTGGTGGTGCTGGACCTGGACGGCTTCAAGGAAGTGAACGACACCCTGGGCCACCACGCGGGCGACGAGCTCCTGTGCGCCGTGGGCGAGGCGCTGCGCGACGAGGCGCGCGAGTCGGACGTGGTGGTGCGCTTTGGCGGCGACGAGTTCCTGGCGCTGCTGACGGGGGGCACGGCCGAGGGCGGGCACCTGCTGGTGGAACGGCTGCGCAAGCGGCTGGGCACGCGCGTGGGGATCAGCGCGGGGGTGGCCGCCTACACGCCCGAGATGGCGACCGCCGAGGAAATGATCCGCCTGGCCGACCGGCGCCTGTACGACGGGCGCGCCAGCCGGCGGCCGGCCCACTAG
- a CDS encoding GAF and HD-GYP domain-containing protein: MTSGAGGSAGDPVLAALDQAAAAHRARESEWRAHQTATEEALREAQAAQEAEEAEWKAARARLEADLAMERAQAERHRHRAECLERALREIHGALFSGDVYALILRACLTITEASRGVYVTMATGSDRLRVRAALGMTGMELGDASPTIAALCRQVLESGETLVSNDGRPEGIPAPGKAEQFRNFVAAPVVLMADLHGVIIAGDRQSGEFDHQDVDSLLAVGDQAAVAVRNRRLERELQRAYLSTVSMLADAMEAKDPSTHGHCEMASRYARMVAERMELPSHELAVVCYSALLHDVGKIGVSDGVLNKPGPLLPEELELVRAHVRVGHDLLITVPALGPVADVVLHHHEWYDGSGYPDGLRGEEIPLAARIVSAVDAYCAMMTRRSYKEAYTPDHARAELERCAGTQFDPRVVQVLLDVLDDPRAEDQDDDFDAECGLLPSFVPLAERGELAGITFG, encoded by the coding sequence ATGACGAGCGGAGCGGGCGGCAGCGCGGGAGACCCGGTACTGGCGGCGCTGGACCAGGCCGCCGCCGCACACCGCGCGCGCGAATCGGAGTGGCGGGCCCACCAGACGGCCACCGAAGAGGCGCTGCGCGAGGCCCAGGCAGCCCAGGAAGCCGAGGAGGCCGAGTGGAAAGCCGCCCGCGCACGCCTGGAAGCCGACCTGGCCATGGAGCGGGCCCAGGCCGAGCGCCACCGCCACCGGGCCGAGTGCCTGGAGCGCGCCCTTCGCGAAATCCACGGCGCGCTGTTCAGCGGCGACGTCTACGCGCTGATCCTGCGGGCCTGCCTGACGATCACCGAGGCCAGCCGCGGCGTGTACGTCACCATGGCCACGGGAAGCGACAGGCTTCGCGTGCGAGCCGCCTTGGGGATGACGGGCATGGAGCTGGGCGATGCGTCCCCCACCATCGCCGCGCTCTGCCGCCAGGTGCTGGAATCGGGCGAGACGCTGGTGAGCAACGACGGCCGTCCGGAAGGCATCCCCGCGCCTGGAAAGGCCGAGCAGTTCCGCAACTTCGTCGCGGCCCCCGTGGTGCTGATGGCGGACCTGCACGGGGTGATCATCGCCGGCGACCGGCAGAGCGGCGAGTTCGACCACCAGGACGTCGACTCGCTGCTGGCCGTGGGCGACCAGGCCGCGGTGGCGGTGCGCAACCGGCGCCTGGAGCGCGAGCTGCAAAGGGCCTATCTGTCGACGGTGAGCATGCTCGCCGACGCCATGGAGGCCAAGGACCCCTCCACGCATGGGCACTGCGAGATGGCGTCGCGCTATGCGCGGATGGTGGCGGAACGGATGGAGCTTCCCTCGCACGAGCTGGCCGTGGTGTGCTACTCGGCCCTGCTTCACGACGTGGGAAAGATCGGCGTGAGCGACGGCGTGCTGAACAAGCCGGGGCCGCTGCTGCCGGAAGAATTGGAGCTGGTGAGGGCGCACGTGCGGGTAGGGCACGACCTGCTGATCACGGTTCCCGCGCTGGGCCCCGTGGCCGACGTGGTGCTTCACCACCACGAGTGGTACGACGGAAGCGGGTACCCCGACGGACTGCGCGGCGAAGAGATTCCCCTCGCCGCCCGCATCGTGTCGGCGGTGGACGCGTACTGCGCCATGATGACGCGCCGCAGCTACAAGGAAGCGTACACCCCCGACCACGCCCGCGCCGAGCTGGAGCGCTGCGCCGGCACCCAGTTCGATCCCCGGGTGGTGCAGGTGCTGCTGGACGTGCTCGACGATCCCCGCGCGGAAGACCAGGACGACGACTTCGACGCGGAGTGCGGGCTGCTCCCCAGCTTCGTGCCGCTCGCGGAGCGGGGGGAGCTGGCGGGGATCACCTTCGGCTAG
- a CDS encoding EVE domain-containing protein gives MPRNWLLKSEPEVYSIDDLQRDGQTTWEGVRNYQARNFLRDDAQPGDRVLYYHSNADPPGVAGLATVARAGYPDPAARNPESDYFDPKASDHDPRWYMIDVAFAEKFPAVVSLDALRQAPGLEKMLVINKSRLSVQPVTDEEFEIVVKLGREGSA, from the coding sequence ATGCCGCGCAACTGGCTGCTGAAGAGCGAGCCCGAGGTATACTCCATCGACGACCTGCAGCGCGACGGGCAGACCACGTGGGAGGGGGTGCGCAACTACCAGGCGCGCAACTTCCTTCGCGACGATGCCCAGCCCGGCGACCGGGTGCTGTACTACCACAGCAACGCCGATCCGCCGGGGGTGGCGGGGCTGGCCACGGTGGCGCGGGCGGGGTATCCGGACCCGGCCGCCCGTAATCCCGAGAGCGACTACTTCGATCCCAAGGCGTCGGACCACGACCCGCGCTGGTACATGATCGACGTGGCGTTCGCCGAGAAGTTCCCGGCCGTGGTGTCGCTCGACGCCCTGCGGCAGGCGCCCGGGCTGGAAAAGATGCTGGTGATCAACAAGAGCCGGCTTTCGGTGCAGCCGGTGACGGATGAGGAGTTCGAGATCGTGGTGAAGCTGGGCCGGGAGGGAAGTGCGTGA
- a CDS encoding thioesterase II family protein, with product MSTSTTDRWIVRPKANPRARLRLFCIAHAGGGASAFRGWAEALPPEVEVCPVQLPGRENRFTEKPFDRLDPLVAALADAVHPWLDLPWALFGHSNGALIGFELARMLRARGLSGPRHLFASGRRAPDVPAQDPPIGHLPDDEFLADLGELGGLPRELLENREIMQILLPVLRADVALHETFEFREEAPLDCPITAYGGVADAKATREVIEAWGRHTRGPFVMRMFPGGHFFHQSEREGFLRVFSADLHPVLHAL from the coding sequence GTGAGCACGAGCACGACGGACCGATGGATTGTGCGCCCCAAGGCGAACCCGCGGGCGCGGCTGCGACTTTTCTGCATCGCGCACGCAGGCGGCGGCGCTTCGGCGTTCCGGGGCTGGGCAGAGGCGCTGCCGCCGGAGGTGGAGGTGTGCCCGGTGCAGCTTCCCGGCCGCGAGAACCGCTTCACCGAGAAGCCGTTCGACCGCCTGGACCCGCTGGTGGCCGCACTGGCGGATGCGGTGCATCCCTGGCTGGACCTGCCCTGGGCCCTTTTCGGCCACAGCAACGGCGCGCTCATCGGGTTCGAGCTGGCCCGGATGCTCCGGGCACGCGGGCTTTCCGGGCCGCGACACCTGTTCGCCAGCGGACGCCGCGCGCCCGACGTGCCGGCGCAGGACCCGCCCATCGGCCACCTGCCGGACGACGAGTTTCTGGCTGACCTGGGGGAGCTGGGCGGCTTGCCGCGCGAGCTGCTGGAGAACCGCGAGATCATGCAGATCCTGCTTCCCGTCCTGCGCGCGGACGTGGCCCTGCACGAGACGTTCGAGTTCCGCGAAGAAGCGCCGCTGGACTGCCCCATCACGGCCTACGGAGGCGTCGCCGACGCCAAGGCCACCCGCGAGGTCATCGAGGCATGGGGCCGCCACACCCGCGGCCCGTTCGTGATGCGCATGTTCCCCGGCGGCCACTTCTTCCACCAGTCCGAGCGCGAGGGGTTTCTTCGCGTCTTCTCGGCGGACCTGCACCCCGTTCTCCACGCGCTGTAG
- a CDS encoding HAD-IIIC family phosphatase, translating to MSERMGEPIGGAAAKTVKCVVWDLDHTVWNGILLEDERVELRPGVLEILRELDERGILQSVASRNDHDRAMARLEALGISEYFLYPHINWNAKGQNVADIARALNIGLDTLLFVDDQPFEREEVAFACPAVRTFDAAELADLLARPEMNPEFITDDSRNRRRMYMADISRNRAEETFAGPSEEFLRTLDMRFTLSPCSEDDLQRAEELTVRTNQLNTTGYTYGYDELNAFRASPGHLLLVAGLEDRYGTYGKIGLALVEKGSRFWTLKLLLMSCRVMSRGVGTIMISHVMGEAKAAGVRLRAEFKPNGRNRMMEVTYRFGGFREVAREGDLITFEHDLSTVPPFPDFVRVDVTR from the coding sequence ATGAGCGAACGCATGGGGGAGCCGATCGGCGGCGCCGCGGCCAAGACCGTCAAGTGCGTGGTGTGGGACCTGGACCACACCGTCTGGAACGGCATCCTGCTGGAGGATGAGCGGGTGGAGCTGCGCCCCGGCGTGCTCGAGATCCTGCGCGAGCTCGACGAGCGCGGCATTCTGCAGTCCGTCGCCAGCCGCAACGACCACGACCGGGCCATGGCCCGGCTGGAAGCGCTCGGCATCTCCGAGTACTTCCTGTACCCCCACATCAACTGGAACGCCAAGGGCCAGAACGTCGCCGACATCGCGCGCGCGCTCAACATTGGCCTCGACACCCTGCTGTTCGTCGACGACCAGCCCTTCGAGCGCGAGGAGGTGGCCTTCGCCTGCCCCGCCGTCCGCACCTTCGACGCGGCCGAGCTCGCGGACCTGCTCGCCCGGCCCGAGATGAACCCCGAGTTCATCACCGACGACAGCCGCAACCGCCGGCGCATGTACATGGCCGACATTTCCCGCAACCGTGCGGAAGAAACGTTCGCCGGCCCGTCCGAGGAATTCCTGCGCACGCTGGACATGCGGTTCACCCTGTCGCCCTGCAGCGAAGACGACCTGCAGCGCGCCGAGGAGCTCACCGTGCGCACCAACCAGCTGAACACCACCGGCTACACCTACGGCTACGACGAGCTGAACGCCTTTCGCGCCTCGCCCGGGCACCTGCTGCTGGTGGCCGGGCTGGAAGACCGCTACGGCACCTACGGCAAGATCGGCCTGGCGCTGGTGGAGAAGGGGTCCCGGTTCTGGACGCTGAAGCTGCTGCTGATGTCGTGCCGGGTGATGTCGCGCGGGGTAGGCACCATCATGATCAGCCACGTGATGGGTGAGGCCAAGGCTGCGGGCGTACGCCTTCGCGCCGAGTTCAAGCCCAACGGCCGCAACCGGATGATGGAGGTCACCTATCGCTTCGGCGGCTTTCGCGAGGTGGCGCGCGAAGGCGACCTGATCACCTTCGAGCACGACCTGTCCACCGTTCCGCCGTTTCCCGACTTCGTGCGCGTCGACGTCACCCGCTGA
- a CDS encoding tRNA-binding protein, whose amino-acid sequence MTIDYEDFHKVEMRVGRVERAEPFPEARKPAIKLWIDFGPELGIRKSSAQITVHYLPEQLVGRRVIAVTNFPPRQIGPFMSEVLVLGVPDPDGAVVLLAPDLDTPLGGRVF is encoded by the coding sequence ATGACGATCGACTACGAAGACTTTCACAAGGTCGAGATGCGGGTGGGCCGCGTCGAGCGCGCCGAGCCCTTTCCCGAAGCGCGCAAGCCGGCCATCAAGCTGTGGATCGACTTCGGGCCGGAGCTGGGGATCAGGAAGTCGAGCGCACAGATCACCGTGCACTACCTGCCCGAGCAGCTGGTGGGCCGCCGGGTGATCGCCGTCACCAACTTTCCGCCGCGCCAGATCGGCCCCTTCATGTCGGAGGTCCTGGTGCTGGGCGTCCCCGATCCAGACGGAGCCGTCGTCCTGCTCGCCCCGGACCTGGACACCCCCCTCGGCGGACGCGTGTTCTGA